In Luteitalea sp. TBR-22, one genomic interval encodes:
- a CDS encoding DUF72 domain-containing protein: MEHSRGARVVGTAGWSIPRAMAEEFAGDGTHLQRYARRLPCAEINSSFHRPHAASTYAKWADATPPTFRFAVKLPRTITHDQRLARARAPLQRFLDESSGLGEKRGPLLVQLPPSLAFDPRAAARFFSLLRELHDDAVVCEPRHPTWFTPRADALLASHVVARVAADPAVVELAGQPGGWPGLVYYRLHGSPRMYWSRYEHDVIERLAATVRSLPADTDAWCIFDNTATGAALDNAWQLQQQLAAR; the protein is encoded by the coding sequence ATGGAGCACTCGCGCGGAGCACGCGTGGTGGGCACGGCCGGCTGGTCCATCCCGCGCGCCATGGCCGAGGAGTTCGCCGGCGACGGCACGCACCTGCAGCGCTACGCCCGGCGTCTCCCCTGCGCCGAGATCAACTCCTCGTTCCATCGCCCGCACGCGGCATCGACCTATGCGAAGTGGGCCGACGCGACACCGCCGACGTTCCGCTTCGCCGTGAAGCTGCCGCGCACGATCACGCACGACCAGCGGTTGGCGCGGGCCCGCGCGCCGCTGCAGCGCTTTCTCGACGAGTCCAGCGGCCTCGGGGAGAAGCGAGGACCGCTGCTGGTGCAGCTGCCGCCGTCGCTGGCGTTCGACCCACGCGCCGCTGCACGGTTCTTCTCGCTGCTGCGGGAACTCCACGACGATGCCGTCGTGTGCGAGCCGCGACACCCGACGTGGTTCACGCCGCGCGCCGATGCCCTGCTCGCGAGCCACGTCGTCGCGCGCGTTGCTGCCGACCCGGCTGTGGTGGAGCTGGCCGGCCAACCGGGCGGTTGGCCGGGCCTGGTGTACTACCGCCTGCACGGTTCCCCGCGCATGTACTGGTCGCGCTACGAGCACGACGTCATCGAGCGCCTCGCGGCCACCGTGCGTTCGCTGCCGGCAGACACCGACGCGTGGTGCATCTTCGACAACACCGCGACCGGCGCCGCGCTCGACAACGCGTGGCAGCTGCAACAACAACTGGCGGCGCGTTGA
- a CDS encoding DUF4126 domain-containing protein — protein MGMSMEAVVGVAVGIGLAAATGFRVFLPFLVAGLAARWGVLPLSDGFQWLASTGALVALATASLVETAAYYVPGIDHALDVLAGPAAVIAGIVASASAMADIPPAILWPVAIIGGGGVAGLTKATSAVTRASSGVATVGLANPLVATGEIAGALGISIAAIVIPIICAIVVLVMLAWLALRARRFLRRRSVRPATF, from the coding sequence ATGGGCATGTCGATGGAGGCGGTGGTCGGCGTTGCCGTGGGCATCGGACTCGCGGCGGCGACCGGGTTCCGGGTGTTCCTGCCGTTCCTCGTGGCCGGGCTGGCGGCGCGGTGGGGCGTGCTCCCGTTGTCGGACGGCTTCCAGTGGCTGGCGAGCACCGGCGCCCTCGTCGCGCTCGCCACGGCGAGCCTTGTCGAGACGGCGGCGTACTACGTGCCCGGCATCGACCACGCGCTCGACGTGCTCGCCGGTCCGGCTGCCGTCATCGCCGGCATCGTCGCCAGCGCGTCGGCGATGGCCGACATCCCGCCAGCCATCCTGTGGCCCGTCGCGATCATCGGCGGTGGCGGCGTCGCGGGGCTCACCAAGGCGACGAGCGCGGTCACGCGGGCCTCCTCCGGCGTGGCCACCGTCGGCCTGGCCAACCCACTCGTGGCCACGGGCGAGATTGCGGGGGCGCTCGGCATCTCGATTGCGGCCATCGTCATCCCGATCATCTGCGCCATCGTCGTCCTGGTGATGCTCGCGTGGCTGGCGCTGCGGGCGCGGCGCTTCCTGCGCCGGCGCAGCGTTCGTCCGGCGACGTTCTGA